CATCTCGTACCCATACATAGGCCGGGTCTGTAATAGGGACAGGACAACAATGGGTGTACTTCCCTTTAGCAGTTCCTTGTCCAATGATCTTCCCTCCCAACACATCGTATACCGATGTATCGATATACAAAATATTAACGGGCAGCTGAGGAGGCGTCAATCCCAACACATTCTTCCTACTTATTCGTTTCCGTGACCGGTATCAAAATCTCGGTGTTGAAGGACAAATGTTTTGAAGACTTTCAATTTGTTTCTATTCCAGGGAGGTAGTATTCTGTGCAAGGGAGATTATTGAAGGAGTCGTGCACATGGGAGAACTTTCACGTACAAAAGCAACAATTCTCATTGCCTCTTTGGTTCTGATGTGGGGCTTAAGCTGGCCAATTTACAAAATTGCTCTGTTTTATACCCCACCAATTCTCTTTGCGGGTATGAGGACACTGCTCGGGGGAATTCTTTTAGCTCTCGTAAGTTTACCTAAATATAAAAGTATTCGGTTCAAAGAGACTTGGAAGGCGTATTTCATTTCTGGATTTTTCAATGCGGTTTGTTTTTACGGATTGCAAACGGTAGGGCTTCGCTATATGCCAGAGGGGCTGTTTACCGTTATCGTCTATCTTCAGCCAGTCCTTATCGGTGTTTTGGCATGGCTGTGGCTTGGTGAGCAATTATCATTGCTCAAAGTTGTCGGCCTCGTCATTGGGTTTGTCGGTGTTGGAATCATCAGTGTAACGAGTTTATCCGGGCATATTGCACCGATCGGGATCGTGCTCGCCATCGCAACAGCTGTCGGGTGGGCCATAGGTACCGTATATGTAAAACGAGTGGGACACAGCGTGGATGCGCTATGGTTGGTCTCATTTCAGTGTCTCATTGGCGGCGTCGTCATGACTGCTGTGGGGCTTGCAACCGAATCGTGGTCCAGCATCACCTGGAACGCTCCATATTTGTCGGGTCTGGCGTGGGGCGCCATCTTTGGAATTCCCATTTCGTGGGTGGTCTTCTTTATTCTCGTTCGATCCGGTGAAGCAAGCAAAGTCGCATCCTTTACGTTTCTCGTTCCATTGCTCGCGATTTTACTTGGCGCTCTTTTCCTCCACGAATCATTAACCATTTATCTGTTGGCAGGCCTGATTTTGATCGTTTTGAGCATCTGGTTGGTGAACCGGACACCCAAGCATACCCAAAGTCGAACAACCTAACTGCTTGACACATGCATGACATAAAAAGGCGGACTCTGTTTGTGCTCTGTATGAATACAGAACATCAGCAGGTCCGCCTTTTTTTGCACCGACGATAAGAACCGACATCTTTCCAAAAAGGGTTCAACTTAACGTAAATCACCCTACCTTAAAACATTTCCTTTACACTGGAGATATGGTTGTACCAATACGAACCTGGTGCCAGTTTGAGGTAGCCAACTTTTCCGAGTCCGCCACCTTCTTGAATCATTTCACCGTTTCCAGCATAAATCCCCGAGTGGCGTCCTTGATCGAAACAGATGAGATCACCCGGGCGCATAGCAGACTTCGAAACGGACCAACCTACTGAATGATACTGTGTTTGGGATGAGCCGCTCATTTTATAACCGAGTGCGTGGTGATACACATACGCGGTATAGTTCGAGCAGTCGAATCCGTATTGACCCCGGTCTTCATTGTGACCCCAAACATAGGGTGTTCCAAGTTTGCTTTCGGCAACTTGTAACACAGCATTTTCCTTGGCTTGTACACTTGCCCCGGGTTGTGCAACTGGGTTCACGGATGCATCATATGATACGCCAGGTGGCAATGTGCCCGCTGATGCAACAGGCATGGCGCCCCCGACGAGTGCTGCTGACGACAGAGCGACTCCGGCAAACATCAAAGCAAGTT
This is a stretch of genomic DNA from Alicyclobacillus dauci. It encodes these proteins:
- a CDS encoding DMT family transporter; its protein translation is MGELSRTKATILIASLVLMWGLSWPIYKIALFYTPPILFAGMRTLLGGILLALVSLPKYKSIRFKETWKAYFISGFFNAVCFYGLQTVGLRYMPEGLFTVIVYLQPVLIGVLAWLWLGEQLSLLKVVGLVIGFVGVGIISVTSLSGHIAPIGIVLAIATAVGWAIGTVYVKRVGHSVDALWLVSFQCLIGGVVMTAVGLATESWSSITWNAPYLSGLAWGAIFGIPISWVVFFILVRSGEASKVASFTFLVPLLAILLGALFLHESLTIYLLAGLILIVLSIWLVNRTPKHTQSRTT
- a CDS encoding C40 family peptidase, producing MKKKLALMFAGVALSSAALVGGAMPVASAGTLPPGVSYDASVNPVAQPGASVQAKENAVLQVAESKLGTPYVWGHNEDRGQYGFDCSNYTAYVYHHALGYKMSGSSQTQYHSVGWSVSKSAMRPGDLICFDQGRHSGIYAGNGEMIQEGGGLGKVGYLKLAPGSYWYNHISSVKEMF